The window TGAATTATGGTTGGTAATATGTCTTAACTACATCATGAGGTTCCCAACCATAATTCAACTTTgctagaagaagaaaatcgCTAGCATGTGTTTCACTTTAACTCCCTTATAGTCCATATGATTCAGATCATTGTGATCCACCTTTGGTGCACATGCTGATGTGCAACCGCTTAAACTTGCAGTTCTTTGGGCATGTGCAAGAGATGCGGTGATCTAAGGATGATAGCATGCTCCAGATGTAGAGGAACTGGATTAATCAAAGCAAATGGACCATTCAGTTTTAACCTTATTGATGATTTATATAAGTCCTTTGCAAGTGCTGAATTGAAGGTAAAATCCATTGGATGTACAAAATGTCAAGCTAGAGGTCACTTCAGCTGTCCTGATTGCTCTAATATACCCAAAGTTTGATCTCAATCATGCCGCTGAAGACATATCTTCTTTTATGCTCATGCTTAATATAATCATGAGTTTTCTTCCTATAGCCATTGTACCTGAACTTCTTGTCTTAATACACTGGATATTGTAAACCCACTTGTAGATGGAGAATTGTCATAATGGCTCCTATTTATACCAGTTTCATCATCAATCACAATGTTATATATGGAGGTCTTGTGAATTCTGTCCCTTCACATTATTGTACTTAAAAACTTTTTGTCTGATTGCACTGGATTTGGTAATCCCACTTGTAGATGT is drawn from Theobroma cacao cultivar B97-61/B2 chromosome 4, Criollo_cocoa_genome_V2, whole genome shotgun sequence and contains these coding sequences:
- the LOC18601750 gene encoding uncharacterized protein LOC18601750, with amino-acid sequence MENITASEIAGFGVGTLLLCATIAAPKVDAFISASQRSSLGMCKRCGDLRMIACSRCRGTGLIKANGPFSFNLIDDLYKSFASAELKVKSIGCTKCQARGHFSCPDCSNIPKV